The Benincasa hispida cultivar B227 unplaced genomic scaffold, ASM972705v1 Contig1875, whole genome shotgun sequence DNA window TTTCTACATCTATTGAGGTAAGTTGTTCTCAAATGTAAATTTTGGAGCATTTTTAACACTACTTTTGTGtcttaaagaatttaattattttctaggCATTATGCCGTGGATATCCATCAGAGTTTGCATCATATTTCCAATACTGCCGATCACTTCGTTTTGATGATAAGCCAGATTATGCTTATCTGAAAAGAATATTTTGTGATCTCTTTATTCATGAAGGTATGAGTTTTTCTTTCATATAGAAAAAGAATAACTTAATTTAGGGGGAATAATTTTTCAACTTATTCAAGTTTGAGTTCAATTTAAAAAAGTTGAAGGTTAAAATTGACTTATTGAGCTAAAGTACAAggttaaaaatgagtttttctgtttttttttattctagcCATTCAGTCTCTCAGGGTTATCACTGAATGTGGATCACATGGTGTAGGAAGATCGAAGTTGAAAACTTCGGTATGTGTTGACCATCCCTTGCTTTTACCCATGTTTGAGTTGAATAAATATTAAGTCTGCATGTTG harbors:
- the LOC120069043 gene encoding casein kinase 1-like translates to MSYQISEKKVSTSIEALCRGYPSEFASYFQYCRSLRFDDKPDYAYLKRIFCDLFIHEAIQSLRVITECGSHGVGRSKLKTSVIKLLENEGVEWSEENRGTILIKLSGYREFNFLDSHSDTE